A genomic stretch from Antarcticibacterium flavum includes:
- a CDS encoding ATP-dependent Clp protease adaptor ClpS, which translates to MSTKEEVLEEVKTSTKKQKNYEIVLYNDDVNTFDHVIETLIYACEHTPEQAEQCSLLVHYKGKCTVKTGAYPDLKPRCSKLLEAGLSAEIVG; encoded by the coding sequence ATGAGTACGAAGGAAGAAGTATTGGAAGAGGTAAAGACCTCGACGAAGAAGCAGAAAAATTACGAAATAGTCCTTTATAACGATGATGTCAACACCTTTGATCACGTGATAGAGACCCTTATCTATGCCTGTGAACATACCCCGGAACAGGCAGAGCAGTGCTCTCTATTGGTTCATTACAAAGGTAAGTGTACCGTAAAGACCGGCGCCTATCCCGACCTTAAACCCAGGTGTTCCAAACTATTGGAAGCCGGGTTGAGTGCAGAGATCGTAGGGTAA
- the prmA gene encoding 50S ribosomal protein L11 methyltransferase gives MPTNYIEYQFLIEPLQPASEILIAELGYAGFESFVENEDGITAYIPAEEVDEEILAGIHILHSNEFNITYSTKEIEQVNWNIEWEKNFTPIIVDDQCSVRAPFHEQPETEYDIVIEPKMSFGTGHHATTHMMLQFILKNEWEGKKVLDMGCGTGVLAILAEMRGAKEIDAIDIDNWCYQNTLENVERNNCELISVYEGGAELLEGRSYDSIIANINRNILLDQIPLYSECLSPGGKLFLSGFYTEDIPAIEEKCKEQGFKMQEQLVRENWTALSFVKK, from the coding sequence ATGCCGACTAATTATATAGAATATCAATTTCTCATTGAGCCCCTGCAACCAGCTTCTGAAATACTTATTGCAGAACTTGGATATGCCGGCTTTGAGAGTTTCGTTGAAAATGAGGACGGGATCACAGCCTATATCCCGGCAGAAGAAGTAGATGAGGAGATCCTTGCAGGAATACACATTTTGCATTCAAACGAGTTTAACATCACCTATTCCACAAAGGAAATAGAGCAGGTAAACTGGAATATTGAATGGGAAAAGAATTTTACGCCCATCATTGTAGATGACCAATGCTCTGTAAGAGCACCTTTTCACGAGCAGCCCGAGACCGAATATGATATTGTCATAGAACCAAAAATGTCTTTTGGAACAGGGCATCACGCTACAACGCATATGATGCTGCAATTCATCCTGAAGAATGAGTGGGAAGGAAAAAAGGTTTTGGATATGGGATGTGGAACTGGCGTGCTGGCCATCCTCGCAGAAATGAGAGGAGCAAAGGAAATTGATGCCATAGATATAGATAACTGGTGTTACCAAAACACATTGGAGAATGTGGAGAGGAATAACTGTGAGCTTATTTCTGTCTATGAAGGTGGAGCAGAGTTGCTGGAGGGGAGAAGTTATGATAGCATCATTGCAAATATTAACCGGAACATCCTTCTGGATCAAATCCCCCTGTATTCTGAATGTCTCTCCCCCGGCGGCAAACTTTTCTTAAGCGGGTTTTACACCGAAGATATCCCTGCCATTGAAGAGAAATGCAAGGAACAGGGTTTTAAGATGCAAGAGCAGCTGGTGCGGGAAAACTGGACGGCTTTAAGTTTTGTAAAGAAATAA
- the tpiA gene encoding triose-phosphate isomerase: MRKNIVAGNWKMNNDLAETSELLNHLKMQLVKEPTAEVYVAPSYVSLYHAFQTLKDTPVKVAAQNMHFAKSGAHTGEVSAQMLMSTGVNTVILGHSERRAQFGETDEILAKKVTAAIEAGMEVIFCFGEELEERKGDKHFDVVKSQLENAIFHLSKEDWKNVILAYEPVWAIGTGETASPEQAQEVHAYVRKLVADKYDSETAENVSILYGGSVKPDNAKEIFGKEDVDGGLIGGASLKAIDFLAIVNAFEDAD, translated from the coding sequence ATGAGGAAAAATATAGTTGCCGGAAACTGGAAAATGAATAATGACCTGGCAGAAACGTCTGAACTGCTCAACCACCTGAAGATGCAGCTCGTAAAAGAACCAACTGCAGAGGTATACGTGGCGCCATCCTATGTAAGTCTTTATCATGCTTTTCAAACCCTTAAAGATACTCCTGTTAAAGTAGCAGCACAAAATATGCATTTTGCAAAAAGCGGTGCCCATACGGGGGAAGTTTCAGCTCAAATGTTGATGAGTACGGGGGTGAATACCGTGATCCTTGGTCATAGTGAGAGACGTGCCCAGTTTGGAGAAACAGATGAGATCCTGGCAAAAAAAGTTACAGCAGCCATTGAGGCAGGAATGGAAGTGATCTTTTGTTTTGGAGAGGAACTGGAAGAGCGTAAAGGCGATAAGCATTTTGATGTGGTTAAAAGTCAGCTGGAAAACGCCATTTTCCATCTTTCAAAAGAAGACTGGAAGAATGTGATCCTGGCTTATGAACCTGTTTGGGCAATTGGTACGGGAGAGACCGCTTCGCCAGAGCAGGCACAGGAAGTTCATGCTTACGTAAGGAAATTGGTGGCAGATAAATATGACAGCGAAACAGCAGAGAATGTTTCTATTCTCTACGGCGGGAGTGTTAAACCCGATAATGCAAAAGAGATCTTTGGAAAAGAAGATGTTGACGGGGGGCTTATTGGCGGTGCCAGTCTTAAAGCCATAGATTTTCTAGCTATTGTTAATGCCTTTGAAGATGCCGACTAA
- a CDS encoding BT_3928 family protein has translation MKILVGFSRIFVGILFIISGFVKLNDPLGFSYKLQEYFSAQVLNLEFLIPFSLVLAIILVVFELVLGIMLLIGYLPKFTTWSLLVMIVFFTFLTFYSAYFNKVTDCGCFGDAMPLTPWQSFTKDVVLLLLILILFLNREYITPFLAKASHRWIIFLAFMLCFTFAYYVLMHLPLIDFRPYKVGNNIQEQMTEPEGAPKDEYEYQWKFNRGGEEVVLKNSGTFPQVDGEFVGVETKLVKQGATPAINDFQLEKDGEDVTMEILDEEKLLMIVAYNLRNTEWDGYPAVKSLSEEAAAKGYRVVGLTSSGTEAQESLKNKFGLDFEFYQADETLLKTIVRSNPGILTLRRGTITQKKHWFDAEDIKL, from the coding sequence ATGAAAATACTAGTAGGATTTTCCAGGATCTTTGTGGGGATATTATTCATTATTTCCGGATTTGTGAAGCTAAATGATCCTTTGGGATTTTCATATAAGCTGCAGGAATATTTTAGTGCACAGGTACTAAACCTGGAATTCCTGATACCATTTTCACTGGTGCTGGCAATCATCCTGGTGGTATTTGAACTGGTACTGGGCATTATGCTGCTCATAGGCTACCTGCCAAAGTTCACCACCTGGAGCCTGCTGGTGATGATCGTATTCTTTACCTTCCTCACATTTTATTCGGCTTATTTCAATAAGGTGACAGATTGTGGTTGCTTTGGAGATGCCATGCCGCTTACACCCTGGCAATCCTTTACGAAGGATGTAGTGCTGCTGTTGCTTATTTTGATCTTGTTCCTTAACAGGGAATATATCACCCCATTTCTTGCAAAGGCTTCCCACCGCTGGATCATTTTTCTTGCGTTCATGCTTTGCTTCACCTTTGCCTACTATGTACTTATGCATTTACCCCTTATAGATTTTCGCCCGTATAAAGTTGGGAATAATATACAGGAGCAAATGACGGAGCCAGAGGGTGCTCCAAAAGATGAATATGAATACCAATGGAAATTCAACCGGGGTGGGGAAGAGGTGGTCCTTAAGAATAGCGGTACCTTCCCACAGGTGGACGGGGAATTTGTGGGAGTAGAGACAAAACTGGTAAAGCAGGGTGCTACTCCTGCGATCAATGATTTTCAGTTGGAGAAGGACGGGGAAGATGTGACCATGGAGATCCTGGATGAGGAGAAATTATTGATGATCGTAGCCTATAATCTAAGGAATACAGAATGGGATGGCTACCCTGCCGTAAAATCCCTTAGTGAGGAAGCTGCTGCCAAAGGTTACAGGGTTGTAGGCCTTACTTCCTCGGGTACAGAGGCGCAGGAAAGCCTGAAGAATAAATTTGGACTGGATTTTGAATTTTACCAGGCAGATGAAACCCTTTTAAAGACCATAGTACGCTCCAATCCCGGCATACTTACACTTCGCCGGGGAACGATCACGCAGAAGAAACACTGGTTTGATGCAGAGGATATTAAGCTGTAA
- a CDS encoding DUF1599 domain-containing protein, which produces MKDTSKQYDAVVAMCRELFVNKMKDYGSAWRILRLPSLTDQIFIKAQRIRSLQENEVRKVAEDEKPEFIGIINYSIMALIQLDLGIATQPDLSAERATELYDEKIAATKALMEDKNHDYGEAWRDMRVSSLTDLIIQKLLRVKQIEDNKGRTLVSEGIDANYQDMINYAVFALILMEEAVEQG; this is translated from the coding sequence ATGAAGGATACCTCAAAACAATACGACGCGGTGGTTGCAATGTGCCGCGAATTATTTGTAAATAAAATGAAAGATTACGGCAGCGCCTGGAGAATTTTGAGGCTACCTTCTTTAACCGACCAAATCTTTATCAAGGCTCAACGCATACGCAGCCTGCAGGAAAATGAGGTGCGCAAAGTTGCCGAGGATGAAAAACCAGAATTCATTGGTATCATTAATTATTCCATAATGGCCCTCATACAGCTGGACCTGGGGATTGCCACCCAGCCGGACCTTAGCGCCGAAAGAGCAACAGAACTCTATGATGAGAAAATTGCCGCGACCAAAGCCCTTATGGAAGATAAGAACCATGATTACGGGGAGGCGTGGCGAGATATGAGAGTAAGTTCGCTTACAGACCTTATTATTCAAAAACTCCTGCGGGTGAAACAAATTGAGGATAATAAAGGTAGAACGCTAGTGAGTGAAGGTATAGACGCCAACTACCAGGATATGATCAATTATGCCGTTTTTGCACTTATCCTAATGGAAGAGGCGGTGGAACAGGGGTAA
- the folP gene encoding dihydropteroate synthase → MTINCKGNLIDLSTPKVMGILNITPDSFFSESRTQTEEKILQAAEEMLEEGATFLDIGGYSSRPGANEVSVNEELERVIPAIESILKNHPETLISIDTFRAEVASQAIKAGAAMVNDIAAGNLDGQMMQVVGQLKVPYIMMHMRGTPQTMQEQNNYKDLIQEVIFYFSEKIAEARNHGINDVILDPGFGFSKNISQNFELLNKMELLQTAGLPVLAGLSRKSTIYKTLSCTPGEALNGTTVLNTIALQKGAAILRVHDVKEAMEAVELVSRLKN, encoded by the coding sequence ATGACAATAAATTGCAAGGGAAACCTCATAGACCTAAGTACCCCAAAAGTAATGGGGATCCTCAATATTACTCCAGATTCTTTCTTTTCTGAAAGCCGTACCCAGACAGAAGAAAAAATATTGCAAGCTGCTGAAGAAATGCTGGAAGAAGGAGCCACATTCCTTGATATAGGTGGCTACAGCAGCAGGCCGGGTGCAAACGAAGTTTCTGTTAATGAAGAATTGGAAAGGGTCATACCTGCCATAGAATCGATCCTGAAAAATCATCCTGAAACCCTCATTTCCATAGATACCTTTCGCGCTGAAGTTGCATCGCAGGCAATCAAAGCAGGTGCTGCAATGGTCAATGATATTGCTGCGGGAAACCTCGACGGGCAAATGATGCAGGTAGTTGGCCAATTAAAGGTGCCATATATTATGATGCACATGCGGGGAACACCTCAAACTATGCAGGAACAAAATAACTACAAAGATCTAATCCAGGAGGTGATCTTTTATTTTTCAGAAAAGATTGCAGAGGCAAGGAATCATGGGATCAACGACGTTATCCTGGATCCCGGGTTTGGGTTTTCTAAAAATATCAGTCAGAATTTTGAGCTTCTCAATAAAATGGAACTGCTGCAAACCGCGGGCCTCCCTGTGCTGGCAGGACTTTCCAGGAAATCTACCATTTACAAAACATTAAGTTGTACCCCCGGGGAAGCCCTTAACGGCACTACCGTCCTTAACACAATTGCATTGCAAAAAGGAGCAGCCATCCTGCGGGTTCATGATGTGAAGGAAGCCATGGAAGCCGTGGAATTGGTAAGCAGGCTTAAAAACTAA
- the cdaA gene encoding diadenylate cyclase CdaA codes for MDFLNLRILDIVDIVFVAILLFYLYKLVKGTVAVNIFVGIVIVYLIGKLTQLLGMELLSSVLGEFIGVGMFALIVVFQQEIRKFLLMIGSTNFTQRRKFFRQLKFVKDDSQVTTNVNAIVKACETMGRNFTGALIIIQKSTKLDFVKNSGDEMNIELNQPIIESIFHKSGPLHDGAMIVEDNKITATRVILPVSNDRSIPLRFGLRHRAAVGITEKTDALAVVVSEETGQISYLKDGEFVMFENTDELVAKLKDDLT; via the coding sequence TTGGATTTTTTAAACCTTCGCATTCTTGATATAGTAGACATTGTATTTGTCGCCATCCTCCTCTTTTATCTTTATAAACTGGTAAAAGGCACTGTGGCAGTAAATATCTTTGTGGGGATCGTAATAGTGTACCTCATAGGAAAGCTCACCCAGCTGCTGGGTATGGAGCTGTTAAGCAGTGTGCTGGGGGAATTCATAGGTGTGGGGATGTTTGCGCTTATCGTAGTATTCCAGCAGGAGATAAGAAAATTCCTTTTAATGATTGGCTCAACCAACTTCACCCAGCGTCGAAAATTTTTCAGGCAGTTGAAATTTGTCAAAGACGATTCCCAGGTGACTACCAATGTAAATGCCATTGTTAAGGCCTGTGAAACTATGGGCCGCAACTTTACAGGTGCTCTTATCATTATTCAAAAAAGTACTAAACTGGATTTCGTAAAAAATTCCGGCGATGAAATGAATATTGAACTTAACCAGCCAATTATAGAATCTATTTTTCATAAAAGTGGCCCCTTACATGATGGCGCAATGATAGTGGAGGACAATAAGATTACAGCAACGAGGGTAATACTTCCTGTATCCAATGACAGGTCCATCCCTTTAAGATTCGGGTTAAGGCATCGTGCGGCAGTTGGAATTACTGAAAAAACCGATGCCCTGGCAGTAGTGGTAAGTGAAGAGACAGGACAGATCTCCTATTTAAAAGACGGGGAATTTGTGATGTTTGAAAATACAGATGAGTTGGTGGCAAAACTTAAAGACGACCTTACTTAA
- a CDS encoding ABC transporter ATP-binding protein, producing MANSTGNAFDFKLFRRLLGYTNPYKWTFYFVAVAAILLSFFAVARPYLLRLTIDDSIIPQDNENLVFYISLMFAALFLEVIFQFLFIYFANWLGQEVIRDLRVNLFKHMLQFKMKYFDQSAVGRLVTRAVSDIETIASIFSEGLFVIASDLLKMLVILIFMFYNSWELTLLVLTVMPFILYATRVFQKKMKIAFEDVRNQVANLNTFVQERITGMKIVQLFTREKVEYENFRNINDKHRKAWVKTVWYNSIFFPIAEMSTSITIGLIVWYGGLRVVDNDAISLGVIIMFIELAQMLFRPLRQIADKFNTLQMGMVAANRVFGILDTEESIADTGTTTVDHLKGEIEFEEVRFGYNEAEEVLKGVSFKAKAGETIAIVGATGAGKSTVINLLNRFYEINSGRILVDGIDIRDITLKSLRAEIAVVLQNVFLFADTIMNNITLHNPGVTEEDVIKAAKEIGVHDFIASLPNAYHYNVKERGVMLSSGQRQLISFLRAYVSNPSILVLDEATSSVDSYSEQLIQDATDKITEGRTSIVIAHRLATIKKADRILVMDAGEIVEMGTHQELLKVQNGYYKNLYEVQFMAEESV from the coding sequence ATGGCAAACAGTACAGGAAACGCATTTGATTTTAAGCTTTTCAGAAGGCTGCTTGGATATACCAACCCTTACAAATGGACTTTCTATTTTGTAGCAGTTGCGGCTATTCTCTTGTCATTTTTTGCGGTGGCCAGGCCGTATCTTTTACGCCTTACTATAGATGATTCCATTATTCCGCAGGATAATGAGAACCTGGTTTTTTATATCAGCCTTATGTTTGCTGCCCTCTTTCTGGAGGTGATCTTTCAGTTCCTGTTCATTTATTTTGCCAACTGGCTGGGGCAGGAAGTAATTCGCGACCTGCGGGTAAACCTTTTTAAGCATATGCTTCAGTTCAAAATGAAGTATTTCGACCAGTCGGCAGTGGGAAGACTGGTGACCAGGGCGGTGAGTGATATTGAGACTATTGCGAGTATCTTCAGCGAAGGTCTATTTGTTATAGCCAGTGACCTTCTTAAAATGCTGGTGATCCTTATATTCATGTTCTATAATAGCTGGGAACTCACTTTGCTGGTACTTACGGTAATGCCATTCATTCTCTATGCGACCAGGGTCTTTCAGAAGAAAATGAAAATCGCCTTTGAAGATGTGAGGAACCAGGTGGCAAATCTTAACACCTTTGTGCAGGAGAGGATTACCGGGATGAAGATCGTACAACTTTTCACAAGGGAAAAAGTTGAATACGAAAACTTCAGAAATATAAATGACAAACATAGAAAAGCCTGGGTGAAAACCGTTTGGTACAACTCAATTTTCTTTCCCATTGCTGAAATGTCCACTTCCATAACAATAGGTCTTATTGTGTGGTATGGAGGTTTACGGGTGGTAGATAATGATGCGATTAGCCTGGGTGTGATCATCATGTTCATTGAACTGGCACAAATGCTCTTTAGGCCGCTTCGGCAAATTGCAGATAAGTTCAATACCCTGCAAATGGGAATGGTGGCTGCCAACAGGGTTTTCGGTATTCTCGATACAGAGGAGAGTATAGCCGATACTGGTACTACCACCGTAGATCATTTGAAAGGTGAAATTGAATTTGAAGAAGTACGCTTTGGATATAATGAAGCCGAGGAAGTGCTAAAAGGGGTCTCTTTTAAAGCCAAAGCAGGAGAAACCATTGCCATTGTGGGTGCCACGGGTGCAGGAAAATCTACAGTGATCAATTTGCTGAACAGGTTCTACGAGATAAACAGCGGCAGGATCCTGGTTGATGGGATAGATATTCGCGACATAACCCTTAAATCGCTGCGCGCTGAAATTGCCGTGGTACTGCAAAATGTCTTCTTATTTGCAGATACTATTATGAACAATATCACCCTTCATAATCCCGGCGTAACCGAAGAAGACGTGATCAAAGCGGCAAAAGAGATTGGAGTGCATGATTTCATCGCTTCCCTGCCTAATGCTTATCATTATAATGTGAAGGAAAGAGGGGTGATGTTATCCAGTGGCCAAAGACAGCTTATTTCTTTCCTGAGGGCTTATGTGAGTAATCCCAGTATTCTGGTTCTGGATGAGGCAACGTCATCTGTAGACTCCTACAGCGAGCAACTTATACAGGATGCGACAGATAAAATAACTGAAGGACGAACCTCAATCGTGATCGCGCACAGGCTGGCCACTATCAAGAAAGCCGACAGGATCCTGGTGATGGATGCGGGTGAGATCGTAGAAATGGGAACTCACCAGGAGTTGCTAAAGGTGCAGAACGGTTATTACAAGAACCTTTATGAAGTACAATTTATGGCCGAAGAATCTGTTTAA
- the truA gene encoding tRNA pseudouridine(38-40) synthase TruA, translating into MRYFLELAYNGKAYNGWQYQPNAPTVQETLEQALFTILRKETPVVGAGRTDTGVHASQYFVHFDAEDIKDGKKFLYKLNGILPEDIAVYDVFEVKEDAHARFDARSRSYEYKISLRKDPFLVETTHHLKTVPDAEKMNIAASVLLEHRDFKCFSRSKTDVKTYNCHIKRALWKQEKDLLIFNITADRFLRNMVRAIVGTLLEVGLGKMEEGYIKQILESRDRSNAGPSVPAKGLFLTGIEYPRSIVKE; encoded by the coding sequence TTGAGATATTTTTTGGAGTTGGCTTATAACGGAAAGGCATATAACGGCTGGCAGTACCAGCCCAATGCACCAACCGTACAGGAAACCCTGGAGCAGGCCCTGTTCACTATCCTTAGAAAGGAAACCCCGGTAGTAGGAGCGGGGAGGACAGATACCGGCGTGCACGCCTCCCAATATTTTGTGCATTTTGATGCAGAAGATATAAAGGATGGGAAGAAATTTCTCTATAAGCTCAATGGTATCCTTCCCGAAGATATTGCGGTTTATGATGTCTTTGAAGTGAAAGAGGATGCGCATGCCAGGTTTGATGCCCGCAGCAGGAGTTATGAGTATAAGATAAGCCTGCGAAAGGATCCTTTCCTGGTTGAGACTACTCATCATCTTAAGACAGTGCCTGATGCGGAAAAAATGAATATAGCGGCTTCGGTGCTGTTGGAGCACAGGGATTTTAAGTGTTTTTCGAGGTCAAAGACCGATGTGAAGACCTACAATTGCCATATTAAAAGGGCATTGTGGAAGCAGGAGAAGGATCTTTTAATTTTCAATATAACTGCCGACAGGTTTCTGCGGAATATGGTAAGGGCCATTGTGGGTACTTTACTGGAAGTAGGACTGGGGAAGATGGAGGAAGGATATATAAAACAAATTTTGGAGAGCAGGGACCGCAGTAACGCAGGACCCTCTGTTCCCGCAAAAGGATTATTTTTAACCGGAATAGAATATCCGCGATCAATAGTAAAAGAATAA
- a CDS encoding DUF4293 domain-containing protein translates to MLQRIQTVYLFIAFLLSGVLIFFVSLWSNEAGQPVYVEDVLLALVLFVGSAVLSLVTIFLFKNRKLQFVLGRVNILLNFILLGVFVYWSLTLPGEMNISEKGIGMFVPVLSIVFLVLANKAIKKDEDLVKSADRFR, encoded by the coding sequence ATGTTACAACGTATCCAGACTGTATATTTATTTATCGCTTTTTTGTTGAGCGGGGTTTTGATATTTTTTGTTTCTTTGTGGAGCAATGAAGCCGGGCAACCGGTATATGTTGAAGACGTTCTCCTGGCCCTGGTTCTTTTTGTAGGCTCGGCCGTATTGTCCCTGGTGACAATTTTTTTATTTAAAAACAGAAAGCTCCAGTTTGTTCTGGGGCGAGTCAATATATTATTAAACTTTATTTTGCTAGGAGTTTTCGTGTATTGGTCGCTAACTCTACCTGGAGAGATGAATATCTCTGAGAAAGGTATTGGGATGTTTGTTCCTGTTCTTTCTATCGTTTTTTTAGTGCTGGCAAACAAGGCCATAAAAAAGGATGAAGATCTCGTAAAATCTGCCGACCGGTTTCGATAA
- the rho gene encoding transcription termination factor Rho produces MFEISELKAKKLPELQDIAKSLNVPKYRTQKKLDLVYQILDYQAANPTKVKEVLNEETSSGNTPKESKPREKKGKIGADKKGPKRSPKANEPKAETQSKEADNRSRKEDPSAGKQNTMEDRQHQQKSKPSSSQKDEANAKDSRPARDNRSDNKSNRSDSSKDSSKDNRPKGDSNRDSGKDNRSSKQDSRDSRDSRNKGDKDSRGNKSDGNKDSRSKDSGNKSNGNRDTGNRDSGNRDNGNRDNRNRYREPDYEFDAIIESEGVLDIMQDNYGFLRSSDYNYLSSPDDIYVSQSQIRLFGLKTGDTVLGQIRPPKEGEKYFPLIKIVKINGLDPQVVRDRISFEHLTPLFPKEKFNIAERQSTISTRVMDLFSPIGKGQRGMIVSQPKTGKTMLLKDIANAIAANHPEVYQIILLIDERPEEVTDMQRNVKGEVVASTFDREAHEHVRVANIVLEKAKRMVECGHDVVILLDSITRLARAYNTVQPASGKVLSGGVDANALHKPKRFFGAARNIEGGGSLSIIATALTDTGSKMDEVIFEEFKGTGNMELQLDRKIANRRIFPAIDLTSSSTRRDDLLLDENTLQRMWVMRKYLADMNPVEAMEFINERFKQTKNNEEFLISMNG; encoded by the coding sequence ATGTTTGAAATTTCAGAATTAAAAGCTAAGAAGCTACCTGAGCTTCAGGACATAGCTAAATCCTTAAACGTACCAAAATACCGCACTCAAAAAAAGCTGGATTTGGTATATCAAATTTTGGATTACCAGGCAGCCAACCCTACTAAGGTGAAAGAGGTTTTAAACGAAGAGACTTCTTCCGGCAACACTCCTAAAGAATCAAAGCCCCGTGAGAAAAAGGGCAAGATTGGAGCCGATAAAAAAGGGCCAAAAAGGTCGCCAAAGGCAAATGAGCCCAAAGCTGAAACACAATCAAAGGAAGCAGACAACAGGAGCCGCAAAGAAGACCCCTCTGCAGGAAAACAAAATACTATGGAAGACAGGCAACATCAACAAAAATCAAAGCCTTCCTCTTCCCAAAAAGACGAAGCAAACGCAAAGGACTCCCGTCCTGCCCGTGATAATCGCAGTGACAATAAATCCAATAGAAGCGATTCTTCTAAAGATAGCTCCAAAGACAATCGTCCAAAAGGAGATTCCAACAGGGACTCAGGTAAAGATAACCGCAGCAGCAAACAGGATTCCAGGGATTCAAGAGATTCCAGAAATAAAGGAGATAAAGATTCCAGAGGAAATAAATCTGACGGAAATAAGGATTCACGCAGCAAGGATAGCGGCAATAAAAGCAACGGCAACCGGGATACCGGAAACCGTGACAGTGGAAACCGCGATAATGGAAACCGAGACAACCGTAACAGGTACCGTGAGCCAGATTATGAATTTGATGCTATTATAGAGAGTGAAGGGGTATTGGATATCATGCAGGACAACTATGGTTTCCTTAGATCATCAGACTATAATTACCTTTCCTCTCCAGATGATATTTACGTCTCCCAGTCACAAATTCGTTTATTCGGATTAAAGACCGGAGATACTGTTCTGGGACAAATACGTCCTCCTAAAGAAGGAGAGAAATATTTCCCGCTTATTAAGATCGTAAAAATCAATGGGCTGGACCCACAGGTGGTAAGAGACAGGATCTCTTTTGAGCACCTTACCCCCCTATTCCCAAAAGAAAAATTCAATATTGCTGAAAGGCAAAGTACCATCTCTACCCGGGTGATGGACCTGTTCTCTCCAATTGGAAAAGGACAAAGGGGAATGATCGTTTCCCAGCCAAAGACCGGTAAAACAATGTTGCTTAAGGATATTGCCAATGCGATTGCAGCCAACCACCCGGAGGTTTACCAAATCATCCTTTTGATAGATGAGCGCCCGGAAGAGGTTACAGATATGCAGCGCAATGTTAAAGGAGAAGTTGTAGCTTCTACTTTTGACCGTGAGGCACATGAGCACGTACGTGTTGCCAACATTGTACTTGAAAAAGCAAAGAGAATGGTAGAGTGTGGTCACGATGTAGTGATCCTGCTTGATTCCATTACCCGTTTGGCAAGAGCATACAACACTGTACAGCCTGCCAGTGGTAAGGTATTAAGTGGTGGTGTGGATGCAAACGCCCTGCACAAACCAAAACGTTTCTTTGGAGCTGCAAGGAATATAGAAGGCGGAGGTTCCCTTTCTATAATTGCTACAGCACTTACAGATACAGGTTCCAAAATGGACGAGGTGATCTTTGAGGAATTCAAAGGAACCGGTAACATGGAACTGCAACTGGACAGAAAGATCGCCAATAGAAGGATCTTCCCTGCAATTGATCTTACCTCTTCAAGTACCCGTCGTGATGATCTGTTACTTGATGAGAACACTTTACAACGTATGTGGGTTATGAGAAAGTATCTTGCAGATATGAATCCTGTGGAAGCTATGGAATTCATTAATGAAAGATTTAAACAAACCAAGAACAATGAGGAATTCCTTATCTCAATGAACGGATAA
- the gldC gene encoding gliding motility protein GldC, whose protein sequence is MAELKKSEINIEVVLDENRVPEALFWSAEDGDVYKEEAKAMLLSMWDSEAKETLRIDLWTKDMPVDEMKKFFHQTLVAMSDTFNRATQDEKMTATMKDFCDYFAEKMDLVKK, encoded by the coding sequence ATGGCTGAATTAAAGAAATCTGAGATAAATATTGAAGTAGTCCTTGACGAGAACCGGGTTCCTGAAGCTCTTTTTTGGAGCGCAGAGGATGGAGATGTCTACAAGGAAGAAGCAAAGGCAATGTTATTATCTATGTGGGACAGCGAAGCAAAGGAAACATTGAGAATAGACCTGTGGACCAAGGATATGCCTGTGGACGAGATGAAGAAATTCTTTCACCAAACCCTGGTTGCGATGAGTGATACTTTTAACCGGGCTACCCAGGATGAGAAAATGACTGCGACTATGAAGGATTTCTGCGATTATTTTGCAGAGAAAATGGACCTGGTTAAGAAGTAG